In Stanieria sp. NIES-3757, the DNA window ACGGGCGGTGTGTACAAGGCCCGGGAACGGATTCACCGCAGTATGCTGACCTGCGATTACTAGCGATTCCTCCTTCATGCAGGCGAGTTGCAGCCTGCAATCTGAACTGAGGCAGGGTTTGCTGAGATTCGCTTACTCTTGCGAGCTTGCTGCCCTTTGTCCCTACCATTGTAGTACGTGTGTAGCCCAGGACGTAAGGGGCATGCTGACTTGACGTCATCCCCACCTTCCTCCGGTTTGTCACCGGCAGTCTTCCTAGAGTGCCCAGCCTAACTGCTGGCAACTAAGAACGAGGGTTGCGCTCGTTGCGGGACTTAACCCAACATCTCACGACACGAGCTGACGACAGCCATGCACCACCTGTGTTCGCGCTCCCGAAGGCACTCTCTAGTTTCCCAGAGATTCGCGACATGTCAAGTCCTGGTAAGGTTCTTCGCGTTGCATCGAATTAAACCACATACTCCACCGCTTGTGCGGGCCCCCGTCAATTCCTTTGAGTTTCACACTTGCGTGCGTACTCCCCAGGCGGGATACTTAACGCGTTAGCTGCGGCACTGCTCGGGTCGATACAAGCAACGCCTAGTATCCATCGTTTACAGCTAGGACTACAGGGGTATCTAATCCCTTTCGCTCCCCTAGCTTTCGTCCCTGAGCGTCAGTTACGGCCCAGTAGAGCGCCTTCGCCACTGGTGTTCTTCCCAATCTCTACGCATTTCACCGCTACACTGGGAATTCCCTCTACCCCTACCGTACTCTAGTTTCACAGTTTCCACCGCCTGCCCGGAGTTAAGCTCCAGTCTTTGACAGCAGACTTGTGAAACCGCCTGCGGACGCTTTACGCCCAATAATTCCGGATAACGCTTGCATCCTCCGTATTACCGCGGCTGCTGGCACGGAGTTAGCCGATGCTGATTCCTCAAGTACCGTCAGAACTTCTTCCTTGAGAAAAGAGGTTTACAACCCAAAGGCCTTCCTCCCTCACGCGGTATTGCTCCGTCAGGCTTTCGCCCATTGCGGAAAATTCCCCACTGCTGCCTCCCGTAGGAGTCTGGGCCGTGTCTCAGTCCCAGTGTGGCTGCTCATCCTCTCAGACCAGCTACCGATCGTTGCCTTGGTGCGCTCTTACCACACCAACTAGCTAATCGGACGCGAGCTCCTCTTCAGGCGAATTACTTTCACCTTGCGGCACATCGGGTATTAGCAGTCGTTTCCAACTGTTATCCCCGTCCTGAAGGCAGATTCTCACGCGTTACTCACCCGTCCGCCACTAGCTCCGAAGAGCTCGTTCGACTTGCATGTGTTAGGCATACCGCCAGCGTTCATCCTGAGCCAGGATCAAACTCTCCATGGTGAACATTTTCCTCATCGCTGAGTTTTTGATGTTCTTTCCAGATTAATTTGGTTCAACTGAACTTCCTTAACCTGACTCATTGTTTAATTTAAGTGTTTATTTTAAACTAGGGCTGGTTTAATTTTTTAGCCTTCAAACTATTGATTTGTCTTGGTTCGGGGCGTTGTCTCGGGTCGTTTCCCTCAACCGCGCATTTACCAATATATCTACCTTCCTTTTAAAAGTCAACCCCTTTTGGGAAATTTTTTTGAGTTTTTTCAAACTTGCTTGAGATAAGGTTTTGAGGGCAGATCATGTTTAATTAAGTTAGTAAGTTTTTAAGAGTCGCACAAAAAATGTCTTTAAATTTTCAACAGATAGTAGCTAAGTTAAATCAGTTTTGGAGCGATCGCGGTTGTTCCATTGTTCAACCCTACGACACTGAAAAAGGAGCAGGGACAAAAAATCCCCATACTTTCTTAAGAGCTTTAGGTCCAGAGCCTTGGTCTGTGGCTTATATTGAACCTTGTCGAAGACCAACTGATGGGAGATATGGAGAAAATCCCAATCGAGTTCAGCATTATTATCAATATCAAGTTTTAATTAAACCCTCGCCGACTAATATTCAAGAAGTATATTTGGATTCTTTAAGAGCTTTAGGAATTCATCCTGAAGACCATGATATTCGATTTGTAGAAGATAATTGGGAAGATGCAGCCGTAGGAGCTTGGGGTGCTGGATGGGAAGTTTGGTTAGATGGGATGGAAATCACCCAATTTACTTATTTCCAACAATGTGGCGGAATCGATTGTCGTCCTGTTTCGATTGAGATTACCTATGGTTTAGAAAGATTAGCTATGTATCTACAAAATGTAGATGCCATCATGAAAATTGAATGGAATGACCAACTTAGTTACGGAGATATTTTTCTACAGGGCGAAATTGAACAGTGTACTTATAATTTTGAAGCGTCTAATCCAGAATTATTGTTAAATTTATTTTCTCTCTATGAACAGGAAGCCAAGCAATTAATTGAAAGAGAATTAGTAATACCTAGTCTAGATTATGTTTTGAAATGTTCTCATACTTTCAATTTATTAGATGCCAGAGGAGTAATTGCTGTAACAGAGAGAACTCGTTACATAGGCAAAATTCGCAATTTAGCTAGACAAGTTGCTCACTTATATTTGCAACAGAGAGAAAGCTTGGGGTTTCCTCTACAAAAAGTCTAGTTTTCAATTACAACAATCAATTAGTTAACCAAATTAGAACAAAATCTTATGCGATCGCTATTAGGTTAAGAAAATCACTTTTTTAAAGCGATCGCTTTGTCGAGGTTGAATTTGTTGGTCAATTTATTAATTAAAAATTAATTTAATTAGATTACTTAATTACAAGGGATAGAAAACAACAAATAAATTTTTACTAAAAATTATCACAACATATCAAGTCAATTTTGGTGTATATGTGAGCATAGGACAATAGGACAAATTCTGTATGCTATCCTTGGACAAAACCCAAACTTCTTCTAAACCTGAATTAACTCAAAAAAACCGTATTCTTCTGATTGAAGATGAAGAGCTAATTCGCGATATGGTTGTTATAGCTTTAGAAGAAGAAGGTTATCAAGTAAAAACTGCTGCTGACGGACGAACTGCCTTAAACTTTCTGCAAAATGCCGATCAAAATAATACTAATGAATTTTCACCAGATCTAATTGTCTTAGACTTAATGTTGCCAGAGATTAACGGACTAGATATCTGTCGTCTTCTCCGTTATCAAGGAGATATTACTCCTATTTTAGTCATTAGTGCTAAAGCGAGTGAAACAGACCGAGTCTTGGGTTTAGAAGTAGGAGCAGATGACTATCTAACTAAACCTTTTAGTATGAGAGAATTAGTAGCTCGTTGTCGCGCTCTTTTGCGTCGTCATCGCTACAATGTACAAACTCCTACACCAGTACAAAAATATCGAGACATTAATTTATTTCTTCAGGAATGTCGTGTAACAGTTAGAGGAGAAGAAATAAATCTTTCTCCGAAAGAGTTTCGTTTATTAGAATTATTTATGAGTTATCCTCGACGTGTCTGGTCGCGGGAACAATTAATTGAACAAATTTGGGGTCCTGATTTTTTAGGTGATACAAAAACAGTTGATGTTCATATTCGTTGGCTAAGAGAAAAATTGGAAAAAGATCCTAGTCAACCAGAATACTTAATTACTGTTAGAGGTTTTGGCTATCGTTTTGGTTAAATTTAATTGTCCCTAACTTTATTTTGAAGTAGTCATTAGTTATTTAGTTGAGATTTAATAGCTAATAATTTATTTAGCCAGCATTAACAATTAGAAATTAGAAGGGACTATGACTAATGGCTGCTTTAGAATTTCTACTAGGCTTAATAGTAGGTTTGACCTTCTTTGCTTGGAAACAATTTCATTTCAAGCATCAATTGCAAAAAATTCTTAGCACTTATTCTCCTAGTGCTGATTGGGTTAATTCTTTACCACCTATTTCGTTGGTTAGAAGGGAATTAATTTATCTCAATCAACAAAAAAAACAATTAGAAGCAGAAAAAGAAGTTTGGCAAGAACTAATAGAACAAGCACCCTTTGGTTATTTGAGAGTAGATGGAGAGAATCAGTTATTGTGGTGCAATCAACAAGCTAGAGAATTATTACAAATAGACCGTTGGCAAGTAGGACAAATACGTTTACTGTTAGAATTAGTCCGTTCTTATGAACTAGACCAGTTAATTGAAACAACTCGTCAATCGCAACAACCTCAAGTTCAAGAATGGGTTTACTATTTCACTCAACACGCAGCAAATGTAAAACAAAGCGAGCAAATTAAGAAATCTCCAATTTTAACTTCATCTGTTACCAAAGGAGTAAAATCGGTTGCTTTAAGTGGATATAGTTTTCCTTTACCAGCAGGAGAAGTAGGAATATTTATTTTAAATAGACAACCTTTAATCGAATTATCTCAGCAAAGCGATCGCACTTTTTCCGATCTTACGCATGAATTACGTACACCTCTTACATCAATTAGTTTAGTTGCGGAAAATCTTCTTAAAAGACTCAAAAATCCTGAACTTCGTTGGGTAGAACAGATGTTGAAGGAAACAAATCGTCTGATTAATTTGGTAGAAGAATGGCTAGAACTAAGTAAATTAAAAGCAGATCCCAGTCAAATCTTAAATTATGAAGACATTGAACTACGAGGGCTATTGTTTTCTGTCTGGCATATTCTTGAACCTTTAGCTAATCGCAAAGAAATTAGTTTTAACTATTGCGGAGAACCTAAAGTTTGGCTACAAGGAGATAAAAGTCGTTTAATTCAAGTATTTCTTAATTTACTTGACAATGCGATTAAACACAGCCCAATTCAAGGACAAATCACAATTGAAATTCAAGCACAATTAATTGATACTTCCTTATCATCTCCTCAAATTCAAATCGATATAATTGATTCAGGAACAGGATTTGAAATTGCCGATCTTCCCCA includes these proteins:
- a CDS encoding glycyl-tRNA synthetase, alpha subunit, giving the protein MSLNFQQIVAKLNQFWSDRGCSIVQPYDTEKGAGTKNPHTFLRALGPEPWSVAYIEPCRRPTDGRYGENPNRVQHYYQYQVLIKPSPTNIQEVYLDSLRALGIHPEDHDIRFVEDNWEDAAVGAWGAGWEVWLDGMEITQFTYFQQCGGIDCRPVSIEITYGLERLAMYLQNVDAIMKIEWNDQLSYGDIFLQGEIEQCTYNFEASNPELLLNLFSLYEQEAKQLIERELVIPSLDYVLKCSHTFNLLDARGVIAVTERTRYIGKIRNLARQVAHLYLQQRESLGFPLQKV
- a CDS encoding two component transcriptional regulator, winged helix family, which translates into the protein MLSLDKTQTSSKPELTQKNRILLIEDEELIRDMVVIALEEEGYQVKTAADGRTALNFLQNADQNNTNEFSPDLIVLDLMLPEINGLDICRLLRYQGDITPILVISAKASETDRVLGLEVGADDYLTKPFSMRELVARCRALLRRHRYNVQTPTPVQKYRDINLFLQECRVTVRGEEINLSPKEFRLLELFMSYPRRVWSREQLIEQIWGPDFLGDTKTVDVHIRWLREKLEKDPSQPEYLITVRGFGYRFG
- a CDS encoding PAS/PAC sensor signal transduction histidine kinase, whose translation is MAALEFLLGLIVGLTFFAWKQFHFKHQLQKILSTYSPSADWVNSLPPISLVRRELIYLNQQKKQLEAEKEVWQELIEQAPFGYLRVDGENQLLWCNQQARELLQIDRWQVGQIRLLLELVRSYELDQLIETTRQSQQPQVQEWVYYFTQHAANVKQSEQIKKSPILTSSVTKGVKSVALSGYSFPLPAGEVGIFILNRQPLIELSQQSDRTFSDLTHELRTPLTSISLVAENLLKRLKNPELRWVEQMLKETNRLINLVEEWLELSKLKADPSQILNYEDIELRGLLFSVWHILEPLANRKEISFNYCGEPKVWLQGDKSRLIQVFLNLLDNAIKHSPIQGQITIEIQAQLIDTSLSSPQIQIDIIDSGTGFEIADLPHVFKRLYRGDKSRTRQSLSPAQGSGLGLAIVQEIIDAHQGLIKAQNHPVTGGGWLQICLPKSVLEKKIDNSVISDTLPH